From Juglans regia cultivar Chandler chromosome 8, Walnut 2.0, whole genome shotgun sequence, the proteins below share one genomic window:
- the LOC109001895 gene encoding uncharacterized protein LOC109001895 isoform X1 — protein sequence MATLPRSFSPIQNPQTHFLSGPLKPPTDQCFLKVSSSDSSLGTTSCGKVKLETNKRLFTVRAGGDVGRPNTASIFVGGFVLGGIVVGTLGCIYAPQISKALAGADRKDLMRRLPKFIYDEEKALERTRKILTEKIAQLNSAIDDVSAQLRADNAPNANGAAVNSDEIEASI from the exons ATGGCTACTCTGCCCAGATCCTTCTCTCCAATCCAAAATCCTCAAACCCACTTCTTATCCG GTCCTTTGAAGCCGCCAACTGACCAATGTTTTCTAAAAGTTAGCTCCAGTGATTCATCTCTAGGTACCACTTCCTGTGGTAAAGTAAAACTTGAGACAAATAAAAGGTTGTTTACTGTTCGAGCAGG TGGGGATGTTGGAAGACCAAATACTGCAAGTATCTTTGTTGGTGGCTTTGTATTGGGAGGCATAGTTGTGGGAACATTAGGCTGCATATATGCACCTCAG ATAAGCAAGGCACTGGCTGGAGCTGACAGAAAAGATCTGATGAGGAGGTTACCAAAATTCATATATGATGAGGAGAAAGCCTTGGAG AGGACCCGTAAAATATTAACTGAGAAGATTGCACAATTGAATTCTGCCATAGATGATGTTTCTGCTCAGCTGCGAGCAGATAATGCTCCTAATGCCAATGGAGCTGCAGTGAATTCAGATGAGATTGAAGCTTCTATATAA
- the LOC109001895 gene encoding uncharacterized protein LOC109001895 isoform X2 — MATLPRSFSPIQNPQTHFLSGPLKPPTDQCFLKVSSSDSSLGTTSCGKVKLETNKSGDVGRPNTASIFVGGFVLGGIVVGTLGCIYAPQISKALAGADRKDLMRRLPKFIYDEEKALERTRKILTEKIAQLNSAIDDVSAQLRADNAPNANGAAVNSDEIEASI; from the exons ATGGCTACTCTGCCCAGATCCTTCTCTCCAATCCAAAATCCTCAAACCCACTTCTTATCCG GTCCTTTGAAGCCGCCAACTGACCAATGTTTTCTAAAAGTTAGCTCCAGTGATTCATCTCTAGGTACCACTTCCTGTGGTAAAGTAAAACTTGAGACAAATAAAAG TGGGGATGTTGGAAGACCAAATACTGCAAGTATCTTTGTTGGTGGCTTTGTATTGGGAGGCATAGTTGTGGGAACATTAGGCTGCATATATGCACCTCAG ATAAGCAAGGCACTGGCTGGAGCTGACAGAAAAGATCTGATGAGGAGGTTACCAAAATTCATATATGATGAGGAGAAAGCCTTGGAG AGGACCCGTAAAATATTAACTGAGAAGATTGCACAATTGAATTCTGCCATAGATGATGTTTCTGCTCAGCTGCGAGCAGATAATGCTCCTAATGCCAATGGAGCTGCAGTGAATTCAGATGAGATTGAAGCTTCTATATAA
- the LOC109019783 gene encoding SRSF protein kinase 1-like, which yields MSCSSSSGSEEDDEGMESYRKGGYHAVRVGDQFAGGRYIAQRKLGWGQFSTVWLAYDTRTSEYVALKIQKSAAQFAQAALHEIEILSAIANGDPSNSSCIVRLIDHFKHTGPNGQHVCMVLEFLGDSLLRLIRHNRYKGLGLNKVREICKCILIGLDYLHRELGIIHTDLKLENILLFSTIDPTKDPVRSGLAPILEKPEGNPNGGNTMNIIEKKLKRRARRVAAKISERKASMGGVVVEGAEKSQKNLDGIDARCKVVDFGSACCADKQFAEEIQTRQYRAPEVVLRAGYSFSVDIWSFACTAFELATGDMMFAPKGGQDFSEDEDHLALMMELLGKMPRKVAIGGAQSKDYFDRHGDLKRIRRLKFWPLDRLLVEKYNFSEKDAGEFAEFLCPLLDFAPEKRPTAQQCLQHPWLNLRNSTEDEMKNEANLGNVNVGMSNLEIKMG from the exons ATGTCGTGTTCATCGTCGTCAGGTTCGGAGGAAGATGATGAGGGAATGGAGTCGTACAGGAAAGGAGGGTACCACGCCGTCAGAGTTGGGGATCAGTTCGCGGGTGGCCGCTACATCGCTCAGAGAAAGTTGGGTTGGGGTCAGTTCTCCACCGTCTGGCTCGCCTACGACACTCGAACCTCT GAATATGTGGCTCTCAAGATCCAGAAAAGTGCAGCACAATTTGCTCAAGCTGCTCTTCATGAGATTGAAATCCTCTCAGCTATTGCCAATGGTGATCCCTCAAATTCCAGCTGCATTGTGCGACTCATCGATCACTTTAAGCATACGGGCCCAAACGGGCAGCATGTATGCATGGTCCTTGAGTTTCTTGGTGATAGCTTACTCCGGCTGATCAGGCATAACCGATACAAAGGCCTTGGATTGAATAAAGTTAGGGAGATCTGCAAGTGCATTTTGATAGGTCTGGATTACTTGCATAGAGAACTTGGTATAATCCACACTGACctaaaacttgaaaatattcTTCTCTTTTCCACCATTGATCCTACCAAAGACCCAGTTAGGTCTGGGCTAGCACCAATTCTTGAAAAGCCTGAAGGGAATCCAAATGGTGGAAATACAATGAATATCattgaaaaaaagttgaagagaagGGCTAGGAGAGTCGCTGCAAAGATATCGGAAAGAAAAGCTTCCATGGGAGGAGTGGTAGTTGAAGGAGCTGAAAAATCACAGAAAAACCTGGATGGGATTGATGCGAGATGCAAGGTTGTGGATTTTGGAAGTGCATGTTGTGCCGATAAGCAGTTTGCAGAAGAAATCCAAACTAGGCAGTATAGAGCTCCTGAAGTTGTACTACGAGCAGGCTATTCCTTCTCTGTTGATATTTGGTCATTTGCTTGCACTGCCTTCGAACTTGCAACTGGGGACATGATGTTTGCTCCCAAGGGTGGACAGGACTTCAGCGAGGATGAG GACCACCTTGCTCTAATGATGGAACTCCTTGGAAAGATGCCTCGAAAG GTAGCCATTGGAGGAGCACAATCCAAGGATTACTTTGACAGACATGGTGATCTAAAGAGGATTCGGAGGCTGAAATTTTGGCCACTTGATCGGTTGCTGGTTGAGAAGTACAATTTTTCAGAGAAGGATGCTGGGGAGTTTGCAGAGTTTCTTTGCCCCCTTCTCGATTTTGCACCAGAGAAGCGACCAACTGCTCAGCAGTGTCTGCAACACCCATGGCTCAATCTCAGGAATTCAACAgaggatgagatgaaaaatgaagCTAATCTGGGAAACGTGAATGTTGGGATGAGCAACCTGGAGATTAAGATGGGTTAA